The Corynebacterium camporealensis genome contains a region encoding:
- a CDS encoding MBL fold metallo-hydrolase — protein sequence MTNPITLHQISVSEMDNNCYLLCCDGQGLLIDAADKPNEIFSMAQEAGVEITHVLTTHRHWDHVRALPEVLKKTGAKHYAPFLDSPAIPAEVDVELRHGDVIEFAGHEIPVIILRGHTPGGAAIAVEIDGVTNLFVGDSLFPGGVGKTTSEGDFVRLYKDVTERIFDLYPDSAIVRPGHGESTTLDDERPHLGEWWDRRW from the coding sequence ATGACGAACCCGATTACTTTGCATCAGATTTCCGTTAGTGAGATGGACAATAACTGCTACCTGTTGTGCTGCGATGGGCAAGGCTTGCTTATCGATGCCGCCGACAAGCCCAACGAGATCTTCTCCATGGCACAAGAAGCCGGCGTGGAGATCACCCACGTGCTGACCACCCACCGCCACTGGGACCACGTGCGCGCGCTGCCGGAGGTACTGAAGAAGACCGGCGCGAAGCACTACGCACCTTTCCTGGACTCCCCTGCCATTCCCGCTGAGGTGGATGTGGAGCTGCGCCACGGCGACGTGATTGAGTTCGCCGGCCACGAAATCCCGGTTATTATTCTGCGCGGCCACACCCCAGGTGGCGCGGCGATTGCTGTGGAAATTGACGGGGTCACCAACTTGTTCGTCGGCGATTCGCTCTTCCCAGGTGGTGTGGGAAAGACGACCTCAGAGGGCGATTTCGTGCGTTTGTACAAGGACGTCACCGAGCGCATCTTTGATCTCTACCCTGATTCTGCGATTGTTCGCCCTGGTCACGGCGAGTCCACCACGCTTGACGACGAACGCCCACACCTCGGCGAATGGTGGGACCGCCGGTGGTAG
- a CDS encoding DoxX family membrane protein, producing the protein MIRKIARPMLASVFVLDGVDTLRNTSDHVKETETVLKHTRKVLPKQYAGYVPNDAELVARGVGGVKVGAGSLLAIGKAPRTSAALLALSMVPNLVGRNAFWEAENDEDKQNRRNGFLTSTALLGGLFITTQDTEGKPSLAWRAQKAGQRTNKKIQKALPTKTESQKFADDLSDRASDFGNKASDWFEETSQKAQDFVDDNKDDWQKTGRNLLDTAKSYVDDAVSFVDDNKDDWLAQAQDNAATARKRAVKAAGKAQKRAEKAAKKAQDVDGKRLAKRANKQAEKLQKDATKALDRAYKKYGDKLA; encoded by the coding sequence ATGATCCGTAAGATTGCTCGCCCGATGCTGGCGTCCGTATTCGTCCTGGACGGTGTTGACACTCTCCGCAATACCTCCGATCACGTCAAAGAGACCGAGACTGTGCTGAAGCACACCCGCAAGGTGCTGCCGAAGCAGTACGCAGGCTACGTCCCGAACGACGCTGAGCTGGTTGCTCGCGGTGTCGGCGGCGTGAAGGTAGGCGCTGGTTCCCTGCTGGCTATCGGCAAGGCTCCGCGTACCTCCGCTGCTCTGCTGGCTCTGTCCATGGTTCCGAACCTGGTCGGCCGCAATGCTTTCTGGGAAGCCGAGAACGACGAAGATAAGCAGAACCGTCGCAACGGCTTTTTGACCAGCACCGCCCTGCTGGGTGGCCTGTTCATTACCACCCAGGACACCGAGGGCAAGCCTTCCCTGGCATGGCGTGCACAGAAGGCTGGTCAGCGCACCAACAAGAAGATTCAGAAGGCGCTGCCGACCAAAACCGAGTCGCAGAAGTTCGCGGATGACCTGTCGGATCGCGCATCCGACTTCGGCAACAAGGCTTCCGATTGGTTCGAGGAGACCTCCCAGAAGGCCCAGGACTTCGTAGACGACAACAAGGACGATTGGCAGAAGACCGGCCGTAACCTGCTGGATACCGCTAAGTCCTACGTTGATGACGCTGTCAGCTTCGTCGATGACAACAAGGATGACTGGCTGGCACAGGCTCAGGACAACGCTGCTACCGCCCGCAAGCGCGCCGTGAAGGCTGCTGGCAAGGCGCAGAAGCGCGCCGAGAAGGCTGCCAAGAAGGCACAGGATGTCGACGGCAAGCGTCTGGCAAAGCGTGCCAACAAGCAGGCTGAGAAGCTGCAGAAGGATGCCACCAAGGCTCTGGATCGCGCCTACAAGAAGTACGGCGATAAGCTCGCTTAA
- the uvrA gene encoding excinuclease ABC subunit UvrA: MADRLVVRGAREHNLKGVDIDLPRDKMVVFTGLSGSGKSSLAFDTIFAEGQRRYVESLSSYARMFLGQMDKPDVEFIDGLSPAVSIDQKSTNHNPRSTVGTITEIYDYLRLLFSRAGTPHCPKCDAVIERQTPQQIVDGVLEHEEKLKFQVLAPVVRKRKGEFVDFFEDLAAQGYSRMRVDGEIYQLSDPPKLKKQIKHDIDVIVDRLQVKASQKQRLTDSVETALRLADGLVTLDFVDKPELTHTYSEKAACPNGHALTVQEYEPRAFSFNAPFGSCPECDGLGTRLEVDVDLLIPDPDAPAVDAIQPWHSSPNSRYFVKLVEGLGKALGFDPKTPVSELTEEQCDALINGSPVEVNVRYKNRYGRQRNWTAPFEGAVGYLMRKLDNTDSESAKDRLLQYMRQVPCPTCNGTRLKPEILAVRLASEAHGEQSIAGLTALSIAEASEFLDSLVLGHREEIIAGAVLKEIQARLRFLLDVGLDYLTLDRGASTLSGGEAQRIRLATQIGSGLAGVLYVLDEPSIGLHQRDNQRLIATLQRLRDIGNTLIVVEHDEETIRTSDWLVDIGPKAGEYGGEVVYQGPPEGVEKVDESLTGQYLSGKKVLGVPDERRAIDKQRTLKVVGARENNLQNVDVEIPLGVLVCVTGVSGSGKSTVVNQILAKTLANKLNRARQVPGRVKRVDGVEHLDKLVQVDQSPIGRTPRSNPATYTGVFDKIRNLFAETQEAKVRGYKPGRFSFNVKGGRCEACRGDGTLKIEMNFLPDVYVPCEVCEGARYNRETLEVHYKGKNIAEVLNMPITEAAEFFEPITSIHRYLATLVDVGLGYVRLGQAATTLSGGEAQRVKLSAELQKRTNGRTIYILDEPTTGLHFEDIRKLMLVIQGLVDKGNTVLIIEHNLDVIKAADWIVDMGPEGGSGGGTVVAEGTPEDVAKVEGSYTGQFLKDMLDV; this comes from the coding sequence GTGGCTGACCGTCTGGTCGTACGTGGCGCCCGCGAGCACAACCTAAAAGGCGTGGACATCGACTTGCCGCGCGACAAAATGGTGGTCTTTACCGGCCTGTCGGGTTCGGGTAAATCCTCGTTGGCCTTCGATACCATTTTCGCAGAAGGACAGCGCCGCTACGTCGAATCGTTGAGCTCCTATGCCCGTATGTTCTTAGGGCAGATGGACAAACCGGACGTGGAATTTATTGATGGTCTATCTCCGGCGGTCTCCATTGACCAGAAGTCGACCAACCACAACCCGCGCTCCACGGTCGGCACGATTACCGAGATTTATGACTACCTGCGTCTGCTGTTCTCGCGTGCCGGTACGCCCCACTGCCCGAAGTGTGACGCCGTTATTGAGCGCCAGACCCCGCAGCAGATCGTCGATGGCGTGCTCGAGCACGAGGAGAAGCTGAAGTTTCAGGTGCTCGCCCCGGTGGTGCGCAAGCGGAAAGGCGAGTTCGTTGACTTCTTCGAGGACCTGGCTGCGCAGGGTTACTCCCGCATGCGTGTCGATGGCGAAATCTACCAGCTCTCCGACCCACCGAAGCTGAAGAAGCAGATCAAGCACGACATCGACGTCATCGTTGACCGTCTGCAGGTCAAGGCCTCCCAGAAGCAGCGCCTCACGGATTCGGTGGAAACCGCGCTACGGCTTGCCGATGGCCTCGTGACCCTGGACTTCGTCGACAAGCCCGAGCTCACCCACACCTATTCGGAGAAGGCAGCCTGCCCGAATGGTCACGCCCTGACCGTTCAGGAGTACGAGCCGCGTGCCTTTTCCTTTAACGCGCCGTTTGGTTCCTGCCCGGAATGTGACGGTCTGGGTACCCGCCTCGAGGTCGACGTGGACCTGCTGATTCCGGACCCGGATGCACCAGCTGTCGATGCCATCCAGCCCTGGCACTCCAGTCCTAATTCCCGCTACTTCGTCAAGCTCGTGGAGGGTCTGGGCAAGGCCCTGGGCTTCGACCCGAAGACCCCGGTCTCCGAGCTCACCGAAGAACAGTGCGATGCCCTCATTAACGGCTCGCCGGTCGAGGTCAACGTTCGCTACAAGAATCGCTACGGTCGCCAGCGCAACTGGACCGCGCCCTTTGAAGGCGCCGTGGGTTATCTCATGCGCAAGCTGGACAATACCGATTCCGAGTCGGCGAAGGACCGCCTGCTGCAGTACATGCGCCAGGTGCCGTGCCCGACCTGTAACGGCACCCGACTGAAGCCAGAGATTTTGGCTGTGCGTTTGGCCTCGGAGGCACACGGTGAGCAATCCATTGCGGGGCTGACCGCGCTGTCTATTGCTGAGGCCAGCGAGTTCCTCGACAGCCTGGTGCTCGGCCACCGCGAAGAAATCATCGCCGGTGCGGTGCTTAAGGAAATCCAGGCCCGCCTGCGCTTCCTGCTGGATGTCGGCCTGGATTACCTCACCTTGGACCGCGGTGCTTCCACCTTGTCCGGTGGTGAGGCGCAGCGCATCCGCTTGGCGACGCAAATCGGCTCCGGCCTCGCCGGCGTCCTCTACGTCCTGGATGAGCCTTCCATTGGTCTGCACCAGCGCGATAACCAGCGCCTGATTGCCACGCTGCAGCGCCTGCGCGATATCGGCAACACCTTGATTGTGGTCGAGCACGACGAGGAGACCATTCGTACCTCCGACTGGCTGGTCGATATCGGACCGAAGGCTGGCGAGTACGGCGGCGAGGTCGTCTATCAGGGCCCACCGGAAGGTGTGGAGAAGGTCGATGAGTCGCTGACGGGGCAGTACCTGTCGGGCAAGAAGGTCCTCGGTGTGCCGGATGAGCGACGGGCCATCGATAAGCAGCGCACCCTGAAGGTCGTCGGCGCGCGCGAGAACAACCTGCAGAACGTCGATGTGGAGATCCCACTGGGCGTGCTGGTGTGCGTGACCGGCGTGTCCGGCTCCGGTAAGTCCACCGTGGTCAACCAGATTTTGGCGAAGACGCTGGCGAATAAGCTCAACCGCGCGCGTCAGGTTCCGGGTCGCGTCAAGCGTGTCGACGGCGTGGAACACCTGGACAAGCTCGTCCAGGTCGACCAGAGCCCGATTGGCCGTACCCCGCGTTCGAACCCGGCGACGTACACCGGTGTGTTCGACAAGATTCGTAACCTGTTTGCGGAAACGCAGGAGGCGAAGGTCCGCGGTTACAAGCCGGGTCGTTTCTCCTTCAATGTCAAGGGCGGTCGCTGTGAGGCCTGCCGCGGCGACGGCACGCTGAAGATTGAGATGAACTTCCTGCCGGACGTCTACGTTCCCTGTGAGGTCTGCGAGGGCGCGCGCTACAACCGCGAGACCTTGGAGGTCCACTACAAGGGCAAGAACATCGCCGAAGTCCTCAACATGCCCATTACTGAGGCTGCGGAGTTCTTCGAACCGATCACTTCGATTCACCGCTACCTGGCAACGCTTGTCGATGTTGGCCTCGGCTACGTCCGACTCGGCCAGGCAGCCACCACCTTGTCCGGTGGTGAGGCACAGCGCGTGAAGCTGTCGGCGGAGCTGCAAAAGCGCACCAATGGTCGCACGATTTACATCCTGGATGAGCCGACCACGGGTCTGCACTTTGAGGACATCCGCAAGCTCATGCTGGTGATCCAGGGTCTGGTGGATAAGGGCAATACGGTGCTGATTATTGAGCACAACCTCGATGTCATCAAGGCTGCGGACTGGATCGTCGACATGGGCCCGGAAGGCGGTTCCGGTGGTGGCACCGTCGTGGCCGAGGGCACCCCGGAGGACGTAGCGAAGGTAGAAGGCTCGTATACAGGCCAGTTCTTGAAGGACATGCTCGACGTGTAA